The Candidatus Berkiella aquae sequence AATCGTGCTAAATTGATGAGAGAGCATTTTCATGAGTTTATGAAAAGTCGCCTTACGGCCAAAATGGAAAATGCTGACAAATTACATCAGGATGTTGAAAACTCTTTGGTTATTCAGCATCCGATTAAATTAAGCATGTTAACTGGTGTTATTGTGTATGCTGGTATTAGTCTTGCAACGGGGCTATTTGCAACAAGCTTCGCATTCTTAGGCTTGTTAGCTGGTTTTTTAGCAACCTATATGCTGTCGACGTTGGTAAATAAAATGAGAGAGAATAAACCAAGCACCCCTTTGTCAAAGAGGGTTTCTGTTGGTGGCGCACCTTCTCATGAGCGAAATATCAGTAAGAATGATCCTCATTACTTGAATTTGCATAAAAAGCAAACAAAAAATCAGGTGGCGATGACGCCGGCTAAAAGACAGGTGGTTAAACCTCGTCATCGATAATCAACTTTGGAAAGCGCCAACGCAAGTTGGCGCATATCCATTATCTTAGCTTTGCGATAAATTGACGAGTCGATTCAAGTTCACTATCGGTCGTATTTTTGTGATTATCACGTTTTGCATGATTAACCAAATAGCTAGATGAGGTTGTTGGTGGCATGGTTGCCTTAATCGCATCCGCTGCAACGGTTGTTGCAGTGCTACTGGTTGAAGGTTGTGAAACTGGTGTTTCGGATGTTCTTAACATTGAGGCAATAAAACCGAAACCCATTCCTGCGGCACAAACAAAAAAAGTTGTTAAAGATAAAAAGACGGGGAAAATAGCATAACTGATACCGAGGCCAAACAGTGCGCCAGCGATGAGATAGCGATTTCTTGACGATGCTCTGTCTTGCTCTAATTGTTTTAGACGCTCATTATCAATAGCTTTCTGGTCTTCTTTTGCTTTTAGTTCTTGTTTTACTTGTTCTCGGCGAGGTTTTAAAATGGCATCTAAGCGTTTCTGTTCTTTTGAGCTTAATAGGTCTTTAGGAAAAGTGACAAAAGTTGCCTCGGGATTCCTTTCAATTAAAGTAATTATTTTGTTTGGCCAGTCTTGAGGAAGATGGCAATCTGTAATGATTAATGTATCTCTTTTTTTCATGCCTTTAATATCATTATTAAATGACAGTACAATATTTCGAAGACCCTCAACATGTGAAGAAGTAGAGGAACTTTTATCGATTGTATGTTCACCCTTTTGGATAGTGTCTTGGCTTGAGTTTATTGTCCATGCAGCGAAAAAGACAGGTTTATTTTCAGTTGGCATGATTATCCTCCTAATAACGGAGTTGCATTATAGAAGCTTTATTGCCTATTTCAAATTATTTATAGAAAGTCTCACCCTCTATGCGGCAAAACTTTCATCATGCTGTTAGCTTGTGCTTTGGTTAAACCAAAAAGGATGTTACCTCTTCTTTGTAATTCATATCCGCTCCTTGTTTTAAAGTTTAATCATTTTAACTAGTAGTAATTGTGGTAATCTCATCGCCATTTCATAAGCATTGGCATCACTTACTTTTCCTTCAGGAATAGGTTGAGGCTCTGCAAAATGATTGATTAAGAAACCAGACGTCATGCCAGCATTCAGGTAATCAGAAATTGTACGCTTATATTTTTTGACTTTTAAACCTTCCCCCAAATCAGAAATTCGTTCGCCTTTGTCATAATAATTTTCAAGTATCCATGTATCTATGTTATTTTTGCTTTCTTTAATCGCATGAGCGCGCAGTGGATGTGAAATAGAAAATAAGCATTCTCCCTGTGGTTTTAAGATCCGATAATATTCATTAAAAACAGCGCTGAGGTTG is a genomic window containing:
- a CDS encoding cell division protein ZapB encodes the protein MPTENKPVFFAAWTINSSQDTIQKGEHTIDKSSSTSSHVEGLRNIVLSFNNDIKGMKKRDTLIITDCHLPQDWPNKIITLIERNPEATFVTFPKDLLSSKEQKRLDAILKPRREQVKQELKAKEDQKAIDNERLKQLEQDRASSRNRYLIAGALFGLGISYAIFPVFLSLTTFFVCAAGMGFGFIASMLRTSETPVSQPSTSSTATTVAADAIKATMPPTTSSSYLVNHAKRDNHKNTTDSELESTRQFIAKLR